In one Nicotiana tomentosiformis chromosome 6, ASM39032v3, whole genome shotgun sequence genomic region, the following are encoded:
- the LOC138893724 gene encoding uncharacterized protein codes for MALQYQAPAAPPVGVIQPVVAVQADNRSAMSFEALLRLDNFTKLFPVHFSDEGSSKRWWRDFTLTRRAGSPTLTWEQFSKLFLEKFLPITLREDYRRQFERLQQGSMTVTQYESRFMDLAYHAFLLLPTGGERVRRFIEGLTHPIRLQMDKEAGSEISFQVDANVARRIEMSRGE; via the exons atggctctacagtatcaggctccagcagccccaccagttggggtaattcagccagttgttgcagtACAGGCCGATAATAGgtccgccatgtcttttgaggccttattgagactggataactttactaagctctttccagttcacttcagtg ATGAGGGTTcctccaagaggtggtggagagattttacATTGACCAGACGAGCTGGGTCACCTACACTGACTTGGGAACAGTTCTCaaagctatttctagagaagtttctccctatcacattgagagaggactaccgcaggcaatttgagcgtctacagcaaggcagtatgactgttactcagtatgaatccCGTTTTATGGATTTAGCCTATCATGCtttccttttactacctactgggggagagagagtgaggaggtttattgagggactcactcaccctattaggCTTCAGATGGACAAAGaggccggaagtgagatttcctttcaggtggatgctaatgttgcgaggaggatcgagatg TCAAGAGGAGAATGA
- the LOC138893725 gene encoding uncharacterized protein encodes MEFVRLSEYAVHMMPTMEARVRRFVQGLSPLVINEAATAALNSDMNYGRIVAFSQATEARKLKLRMERESSSRARSPGNLGDSFGGGRSAFRGGSSGPSQSYAQSSASAPPLGHGQQQGSRFRPGQGSRGSHHQGRSGGRF; translated from the coding sequence atggagttcgtgcgccTGTCGGAGTATGCtgttcatatgatgccgactatggaggcaagagtgcgtcgatttgtgcagggccttagccctttggttattaatgaggctgccacagctgctctaaattctgacatgaactatggaaggaTAGTGGCATTTTCCCAAGCTACGGAGGCTCGAAAGTTAAAGCTTAGGATGGAACGagaaagtagtagtagggcccgatcaccgggcaaccttggggactcattcggaggtgggagatcagcttttcggggaggatcatcagggccatcccagtcttatgctcagtcttcagctagtgccccgcCATTAGGGCAtggtcagcagcaggggagtcgctTTAGGCCTGGTCAGGGTagcagggggtcccaccatcagggccgatcaggagggagattctag